One genomic segment of Solanum stenotomum isolate F172 unplaced genomic scaffold, ASM1918654v1 scaffold2627, whole genome shotgun sequence includes these proteins:
- the LOC125851482 gene encoding phosphopantothenate--cysteine ligase 2-like — MDAIDDANQLRETPKNEVMSFFESAPLLKDSAEIEKSLKEFVDRNTSSSVSGKANRVVCITSGGTTVPLEKQCVRYIDNFSSGHRGAASTEYFLKSGYSVVFLYRRGSCQPFCSSLPDDPLLECFSVADDSSIEVDALHAATVKSAITKNRAAVAEGILLKLPFTTIFEYLQILQLISVSLRDFGSSAIFFLAAAVSDFYIPWESMALHKIQSASGPLDIRLAQVPKMLSVLRNEWAPMAFHISFKLETDTDILLAKANMALKKYKMHMVIANELSTRKEEVIVVTEQEKVTVRRDCTLAGAEVESPLVELVVDRHSTFIKKFDA; from the exons ATGGATGCAATTGATGATGCTAATCAGTTACGAGAAACACCGAAAAATGAAGTTATGTCGTTCTTCGAGTCAGCTCCACTGCTAAAGGATTCTGCTGAAATTGAGAAAAGCTTGAAGGAATTCGTTGATCGCAATACTTCATCATCAG TGAGTGGAAAAGCAAACAGGGTGGTGTGTATTACTTCAGGTGGTACAACTGTTCCTCTGGAAAAACAATGTGTTCGTTATATTGACAACTTTAGCTCCGGTCATAGAGGGGCTGCATCCACAGA ATACTTTCTGAAGTCCGGTTATTCTGTAGTCTTTCTCTACCGAAG AGGGTCATGCCAGCCATTTTGTAGTTCTCTGCCCGATGATCCGCTGCTAGAGTGCTTTAGTGTTGCTGATGATTCAAGTATTGAAG TGGATGCATTGCATGCTGCAACAGTGAAGAGCGCCATTACTAAAAATCGCGCA GCAGTTGCTGAGGGCATCCTGTTGAAACTTCCATTTACAACAATTTTCGAGTATTTGCAG ATTCTTCAGCTAATTTCTGTGTCTTTGAGGGACTTCGGGTCTAGTGCTATTTTTTTTCTGGCAGCTGCAGTTTCTGATTTTTATATTCCGTGGGAAAGCATG GCTTTACATAAAATCCAGTCAGCATCTGGTCCTCTGGATATACGACTCGCCCAAGTACCAAAGATGCTTTCAGTGCTTAGGAATGAATGGGCACCAATGGCCTTCCACATATCTTTCAAG CTAGAAACAGACACAGATATCCTTTTAGCAAAGGCTAATATGGCCCTCAAAAAATACAAGATGCATATGGTGATAGCTAATGAACTATCAACCCGTAAAGAGGAAGTTATAGTCGTCACTGAGCAGGAAAAAGTCACAGTTCGCAGGGACTGCACTCTGGCAGGGGCTGAAGTCGAGTCTCCGTTggttgagcttgttgttgataGACACTCAACATTTATCAAGAAGTTTGATGCATAA
- the LOC125851481 gene encoding protein EPIDERMAL PATTERNING FACTOR 2-like isoform X1: MVNTFGILSVSLVTLVLMLLVDSSQSLRPYHFSYHGKGTNKDNQNHAHLKEEKKGDHDVLGMEMYPTGSSLPDCSHACGPCFPCKRVMVSFACSIAESCPIVYRCMCKGKYYHVPSN, translated from the exons ATGGTGAATACATTTGGAATTTTGAGTGTGTCATTAGTTACTCTTGTTTTAATGTTGTTGGTTGACTCTAGCCAAAGCCTACGTCCATATCATT tTTCCTATCATGGCAAAGGAACAAACAAGGACAATCAAAACCATGCCCACCTTAAG gaagaaaaaaaaggagatcatGATGTGTTAGGAATGGAGATGTATCCAACAGGATCAAGTTTACCAGATTGTTCTCATGCTTGTGGACCTTGTTTCCCTTGTAAGAGAGTAATGGTGAGCTTTGCATGCTCCATTGCTGAATCTTGTCCAATTGTCTACAGATGTATGTGTAAAGGCAAATATTACCATGTCCCTTCCAATTGA